In a genomic window of Candidatus Hydrogenedentota bacterium:
- a CDS encoding chemotaxis protein CheW: protein MGLSLETESIKANNSEDLAGKYLTFILGAEVYGLRILTVQEIIGIMKVTHVPRTPDFVRGVINLRGKVIPVVDLRVQFGMKSCEDSNTTCVIVVQVLWGDEGSTVGLIVDEVSEVIDIRPNQIEPAPSLTASDGTAFILGMGKVGDKVVMLLDTNRVLSRRELDAIATLS from the coding sequence ATGGGATTGTCGCTTGAGACTGAGAGCATCAAAGCGAACAACAGTGAAGACCTCGCGGGAAAGTACCTCACATTCATCTTGGGCGCGGAAGTCTATGGACTCCGCATACTTACGGTCCAGGAAATCATCGGGATCATGAAGGTGACGCACGTGCCGCGCACGCCGGATTTTGTACGCGGCGTCATCAATCTGCGAGGTAAAGTCATTCCGGTGGTGGACTTACGGGTCCAATTCGGAATGAAGAGTTGCGAGGACTCCAACACGACGTGCGTGATCGTGGTTCAAGTCCTCTGGGGCGACGAGGGTTCCACCGTAGGCTTGATCGTGGATGAAGTGTCGGAAGTTATCGACATCCGCCCCAATCAAATTGAGCCGGCTCCCTCCCTGACTGCCAGCGATGGTACTGCGTTCATACTCGGCATGGGTAAGGTCGGAGACAAGGTCGTGATGCTGCTGGACACGAACCGTGTGCTGTCCCGCCGCGAACTGGACGCGATCGCGACACTGAGCTAG
- a CDS encoding DUF1080 domain-containing protein, which translates to MKPYISTCAAILVLACLGLGCSSLPAGSKDQDGFVSLFDGKTFRGWKAPDMSYWTVEDGAITATISEQHPLKDNQYLVWQGGELGDFELKLMYRLTGSEGVNGGFQYRSKLLPNYDIAGYQVDNNLTTDWVVRLYDEHGRETLAWRGESAYFDASGNRTVKPIEGVHGKPATFKLEEWHEYHLIAKGAHVELFVNGLKVAEFTDDDPKQQDFKGILGLQLHSGKPQKAQFKAIRLKKLD; encoded by the coding sequence ATGAAGCCATACATTTCAACGTGTGCTGCAATTCTTGTTTTGGCCTGCCTGGGCTTGGGATGTTCATCCCTTCCCGCCGGGAGCAAGGACCAAGACGGATTTGTGTCGCTATTCGACGGAAAGACTTTTCGCGGGTGGAAAGCGCCGGACATGAGTTACTGGACGGTGGAAGATGGGGCAATTACGGCGACGATCAGTGAGCAGCATCCGTTGAAAGATAATCAGTATCTTGTTTGGCAAGGCGGGGAACTGGGGGACTTCGAATTGAAGTTGATGTACCGGCTAACCGGTTCTGAGGGGGTGAACGGCGGGTTTCAGTATCGCAGCAAGCTTTTGCCCAATTACGACATCGCGGGTTATCAGGTGGATAACAACTTGACGACCGATTGGGTCGTGCGACTCTATGACGAGCATGGCCGCGAGACACTCGCGTGGCGCGGAGAATCGGCCTATTTCGATGCAAGTGGGAATCGCACGGTCAAGCCCATTGAGGGAGTCCACGGTAAACCGGCCACGTTCAAGCTTGAGGAATGGCACGAGTATCACCTGATTGCCAAGGGGGCGCATGTGGAGTTGTTCGTGAACGGTTTGAAGGTTGCTGAATTCACGGACGACGATCCCAAGCAACAGGATTTCAAGGGCATCTTGGGTCTTCAGTTGCACTCCGGCAAACCTCAGAAGGCTCAGTTCAAGGCGATTCGGCTCAAGAAGCTGGATTGA
- a CDS encoding phosphomannomutase/phosphoglucomutase, whose product MNQQIFREYDIRGIAGKDLDEETYTRIGQAACAFMKGKLKKKCLVVGRDGRLTSKAYANALIDGITSCGINVIDIGEVPTPLVYFGLFTLPVDGGMMITASHNPKEYNGLKVAVGQSTIHGKDIQKLFHIAQAGVFPKAKGPVTITRMDLVPKYMKRILKDLKLKRRLKVVLDGGNGTGGPVGLPLYEALGCEVIPLYCDVDGTFPNHHPDPTVPENLVELIKAVKKHKADLGIGYDGDTDRIGAVDELGNVIYGDQLLILFARAVLKDKPGSTVIGEVKSSRTLYSDIAKHGGKPVMWKTGHSLIKAAMKSHHAQIAGEMSGHMFFKHRWYGFDDAIYAGARLLELLAAGKKTLSQHLGDVPKMVSTPELRIETTEARKFAIVKEATEYFQKDLGLDVNTIDGARIEFPDGWGLLRASNTSPVLVMRCEATTAKRVQEIRELIENKVKAIS is encoded by the coding sequence CTGAACCAGCAGATTTTCCGTGAGTACGATATTCGTGGGATTGCCGGAAAAGATCTGGACGAAGAGACGTATACACGCATCGGACAGGCCGCGTGTGCCTTTATGAAAGGCAAACTGAAGAAGAAGTGTCTGGTTGTGGGGCGCGACGGCCGCCTTACGTCTAAAGCGTACGCAAATGCCTTGATCGATGGCATCACGTCATGCGGTATCAACGTGATCGATATCGGGGAAGTCCCCACGCCGCTGGTTTACTTTGGACTGTTCACGCTGCCCGTCGATGGCGGCATGATGATAACGGCCAGCCACAATCCGAAAGAGTACAACGGGCTGAAGGTGGCAGTCGGCCAATCGACGATCCACGGGAAAGATATCCAGAAGCTTTTCCACATTGCCCAAGCGGGCGTGTTTCCGAAGGCCAAGGGTCCTGTTACCATTACGCGCATGGACCTTGTGCCCAAGTACATGAAGCGGATCCTCAAGGACCTCAAGTTGAAGCGCAGACTCAAGGTGGTACTTGACGGCGGCAACGGCACCGGCGGTCCAGTCGGTTTGCCCTTGTATGAAGCGCTGGGTTGTGAAGTCATTCCGTTGTACTGCGACGTAGACGGGACGTTCCCGAACCATCATCCCGATCCCACGGTGCCGGAGAATCTCGTTGAACTGATCAAGGCCGTCAAGAAGCACAAGGCCGATCTCGGTATCGGTTACGATGGCGACACGGATCGCATCGGCGCCGTGGACGAACTGGGCAACGTAATCTACGGAGACCAGCTTCTTATCCTCTTCGCACGTGCCGTGCTCAAGGACAAGCCCGGTTCCACGGTTATCGGGGAAGTGAAAAGTTCGCGGACACTTTACTCTGATATTGCCAAGCATGGCGGCAAACCCGTGATGTGGAAGACGGGACATTCGCTGATCAAGGCCGCGATGAAGTCGCACCACGCGCAAATCGCCGGCGAGATGAGCGGTCATATGTTCTTCAAGCACCGCTGGTATGGCTTTGACGACGCCATTTACGCGGGCGCCCGTTTGCTAGAACTGCTCGCTGCCGGAAAGAAGACGCTCTCGCAGCACCTGGGCGACGTGCCCAAGATGGTCTCGACTCCGGAGCTTCGCATTGAGACGACGGAAGCACGCAAGTTCGCTATCGTCAAAGAGGCCACCGAGTACTTCCAAAAAGACCTTGGCCTCGACGTGAATACGATTGATGGCGCGCGCATCGAGTTCCCGGACGGCTGGGGTTTGTTGCGCGCCTCGAACACGTCGCCGGTGCTCGTCATGCGGTGCGAAGCGACCACGGCCAAGCGCGTTCAGGAAATCAGGGAGCTGATCGAGAACAAGGTCAAGGCGATCAGTTAG
- a CDS encoding alpha-N-arabinofuranosidase → MLAIGVVLAGCFVTAADMPFNGTFETPVGKPAGWESRVWGGGGRATYEQAGRNGSWCVVIGSAEGGDVSWYAFVPVQAYSRYRASAWIKTDNVSPSSGKGALINLHEFPGAQSGPLTGTNDWTQVSFEFDSGKRETVQLCCLFGGWGNATGKAWYDDVAIEYLGPSEVHPVADIDTTKTGAPISKYIYGQFIEHLGHCIYGGIWAEVLDDRKFFYPAGAPESPWKAPSGGVDMIKEAAFVGEHSPQIAGGHTLLQSGLGLIKGKRYEGRIILSGSGTVRVTLAWGDAPGDRAEVTIEGLTSEFKTFPLVFKSGASTDEARIEIAAAETIRVGTLSLMPEDNVNGMRRDTLGLLKKLNAPIYRWPGGNFVSGYNWKDGIGERDKRPPRKNPAWKGVEHNDFGIHEFMLFCEELNTEPYIAVNSGLGDVQLAKEEVEYVNGGEDTPMGRLRASNGHPAPWHCVYWSVGNEMYGSWQLGNVPLDQYQQRHNEFAKAMRAADSSIKLIGVGDSGSPWSAGMLANCADHMDLLSEHFYCGAKPGLLEHVAQIPENVRRKAETHRKYLKEIPALQGKTIPIALDEWNYWYGPDIFGEIGTRYFVKDGLGIAAGIHEYTRQSDVIFMANYAQTVNVIGAIKADKTAAAFETTGLVLMLYRNHYGETPVAVTGDLAGLDVAAAWNKERSALTVGVVNPLGQDVSLKLNVTGATLSNRARVWRIAGPEPMAHNDPKTPDVIELVQDKATAIDEGVKLPKWSVNLFEIPVK, encoded by the coding sequence ATGCTTGCGATTGGAGTTGTGTTGGCTGGGTGTTTCGTGACGGCCGCGGACATGCCGTTCAACGGGACATTCGAAACGCCGGTCGGAAAGCCCGCCGGTTGGGAATCGCGCGTGTGGGGCGGCGGAGGCCGCGCTACCTACGAACAGGCAGGCCGCAACGGGAGCTGGTGTGTGGTCATCGGGTCCGCGGAAGGCGGCGATGTCTCGTGGTATGCGTTTGTCCCTGTCCAGGCCTATTCGCGCTACCGGGCCAGCGCATGGATTAAGACGGACAACGTCTCGCCGTCTTCGGGAAAGGGCGCGCTCATCAATCTGCACGAGTTTCCCGGAGCGCAGAGCGGTCCTCTTACCGGTACAAACGATTGGACCCAGGTAAGCTTCGAGTTCGATTCGGGTAAGCGTGAGACGGTGCAGCTTTGTTGTCTGTTTGGTGGCTGGGGCAATGCCACCGGAAAGGCATGGTACGACGACGTGGCAATCGAGTATCTCGGACCTTCCGAAGTCCACCCGGTCGCGGACATCGACACGACGAAAACCGGCGCGCCTATTTCCAAGTACATCTACGGACAATTCATCGAACACCTGGGGCACTGCATATACGGCGGCATCTGGGCCGAGGTGTTGGATGATCGGAAGTTCTTCTATCCCGCAGGCGCCCCGGAGTCTCCGTGGAAAGCGCCGTCAGGCGGCGTTGACATGATTAAGGAAGCAGCCTTTGTGGGCGAACACTCGCCACAAATTGCGGGCGGCCACACTCTCCTTCAGTCCGGGCTCGGGCTAATTAAAGGCAAGCGATACGAGGGGCGGATCATACTCTCGGGTTCCGGCACGGTCCGCGTAACGCTTGCCTGGGGAGATGCGCCCGGAGATCGCGCCGAGGTGACCATCGAAGGATTGACTTCAGAGTTCAAAACGTTCCCGCTGGTGTTCAAGTCGGGTGCCTCTACCGATGAAGCGAGAATCGAAATAGCCGCCGCGGAGACGATCCGAGTCGGCACCTTGTCGCTCATGCCCGAAGACAATGTAAATGGAATGAGGCGAGATACCCTTGGCCTGTTGAAGAAACTCAACGCGCCCATTTACCGGTGGCCCGGCGGCAATTTCGTGAGCGGGTACAACTGGAAAGACGGCATCGGCGAGCGCGACAAACGGCCCCCGCGCAAGAATCCCGCGTGGAAGGGAGTAGAGCACAACGATTTTGGCATTCATGAGTTCATGCTCTTCTGCGAGGAACTCAACACCGAACCCTACATTGCTGTAAATAGCGGTCTCGGCGACGTGCAACTGGCCAAGGAGGAAGTGGAATACGTTAACGGCGGCGAAGACACGCCGATGGGCCGGCTTCGCGCGAGTAACGGGCATCCCGCGCCGTGGCACTGTGTGTACTGGAGCGTCGGTAACGAGATGTACGGTTCCTGGCAATTGGGCAATGTGCCCTTGGATCAGTATCAGCAACGACACAATGAATTCGCGAAGGCGATGCGCGCCGCCGACTCGTCCATCAAATTGATAGGAGTGGGCGACAGCGGAAGTCCTTGGAGTGCGGGCATGCTCGCGAACTGCGCGGACCACATGGACCTGCTCAGCGAACACTTCTATTGCGGGGCCAAGCCGGGCCTGCTTGAGCACGTCGCCCAGATACCCGAGAACGTGCGCCGGAAAGCGGAAACGCATCGCAAGTACCTCAAAGAGATACCCGCCTTGCAGGGTAAGACGATTCCGATAGCGTTGGACGAATGGAACTATTGGTATGGCCCGGACATTTTTGGAGAAATCGGTACGCGGTACTTTGTGAAGGATGGTCTTGGCATTGCGGCAGGTATTCATGAATACACGCGCCAGAGCGACGTGATCTTCATGGCCAACTATGCGCAGACGGTCAACGTCATTGGGGCCATCAAGGCCGACAAGACGGCGGCAGCCTTTGAAACGACGGGCCTCGTGCTCATGCTTTATCGCAACCACTACGGGGAAACTCCGGTTGCGGTGACGGGCGATCTTGCGGGACTGGACGTTGCGGCTGCATGGAACAAAGAGCGGTCGGCGTTGACCGTGGGCGTGGTCAACCCACTTGGCCAGGACGTCTCGCTCAAGCTGAATGTAACTGGCGCTACGCTTTCGAATCGCGCTCGCGTGTGGAGAATAGCGGGTCCCGAGCCGATGGCGCACAATGACCCGAAGACTCCCGATGTCATAGAGCTTGTGCAAGACAAGGCGACAGCGATCGATGAGGGTGTAAAGTTGCCGAAGTGGAGCGTGAATCTCTTCGAAATTCCGGTCAAATAG
- a CDS encoding Gfo/Idh/MocA family oxidoreductase, producing MKLTRRAFIGGAATAALIAGTRATGTVFGANERVRVACVGLNGRGGSHIDAFSSSGNSEVVALCDVDSKVLQECASALETKTGKKPVLAADVRELLARDDVDAISIATPNHLHTIISIWACQAGKDVYVEKPLSHDFWEGKQLVAAAKKFNRVVQHGTQSRSSATWQKAINLIQNGAIGEVHTARGCVYKNGNRGSIGIKDNCDPPEWLNWNLWQGPAQEQPFNPNYHPYNWHWFWRYGNGEIGNQGVHQMDIAVWGLNKGLPVKVYTGGGRYTYKDQAETPNTSATVFTYADGTMMTFEVRNRFTNDESGVRVGNIFYGSEGYYVQNKGFFDKDDKPVTPEEETPKGPSAFENFINAVKSRKPEDIHGNAEQGHLSAAHCHLANISYRLGRSLVFDPATEKFVNDDEANSMLRAVNRPGFEVPEIA from the coding sequence ATGAAACTGACTAGACGAGCATTCATTGGCGGAGCGGCAACGGCGGCATTGATAGCCGGCACACGCGCCACAGGCACGGTGTTTGGCGCAAATGAGCGCGTGCGGGTGGCATGCGTGGGATTGAACGGGCGTGGCGGCAGCCATATCGACGCGTTTTCCAGCAGCGGCAATTCGGAGGTCGTTGCGCTGTGCGACGTTGATTCGAAAGTCCTTCAGGAATGTGCAAGTGCACTCGAGACCAAGACGGGAAAGAAGCCTGTGTTGGCGGCAGATGTGCGCGAGCTTCTCGCGCGGGACGATGTGGATGCTATTTCAATCGCAACGCCCAATCATCTGCATACGATCATCTCGATATGGGCATGCCAAGCAGGCAAAGACGTCTATGTCGAGAAACCTCTCTCGCACGATTTCTGGGAAGGAAAGCAGCTTGTTGCGGCGGCCAAGAAGTTTAACCGCGTGGTGCAGCATGGCACGCAGTCACGCTCAAGCGCGACATGGCAGAAGGCCATTAACCTCATTCAAAACGGCGCCATCGGCGAGGTCCACACGGCGCGCGGTTGCGTCTATAAGAACGGGAACCGCGGTTCGATAGGCATCAAGGACAATTGCGATCCGCCCGAGTGGTTGAACTGGAACCTGTGGCAGGGTCCCGCGCAAGAGCAACCCTTCAACCCCAACTACCATCCCTACAATTGGCACTGGTTCTGGCGCTACGGGAATGGAGAAATCGGCAACCAAGGCGTGCACCAAATGGACATCGCGGTGTGGGGCCTGAACAAGGGGCTTCCGGTCAAGGTCTACACGGGAGGCGGACGCTACACCTACAAGGATCAAGCCGAAACGCCGAATACGAGCGCGACGGTCTTCACCTATGCCGATGGCACCATGATGACCTTCGAGGTGCGCAACCGGTTTACCAATGACGAATCCGGCGTGCGCGTCGGCAACATCTTCTACGGCTCCGAGGGGTACTACGTCCAGAACAAAGGATTCTTTGACAAGGATGATAAGCCCGTGACTCCCGAGGAAGAGACGCCCAAAGGTCCAAGCGCTTTCGAGAATTTCATCAATGCTGTGAAAAGCCGCAAGCCCGAGGACATTCATGGCAACGCCGAACAAGGGCATCTATCGGCGGCGCATTGTCACCTGGCCAATATTTCGTACCGGTTGGGGCGGTCGCTGGTGTTCGATCCGGCCACGGAGAAATTCGTCAATGATGACGAAGCAAACTCCATGTTGCGCGCTGTGAACCGGCCCGGTTTCGAAGTCCCCGAGATAGCCTAA
- a CDS encoding peptide chain release factor-like protein, whose amino-acid sequence MPMPRFGVTQQKEAELMRRMDACGVSESDLEESFVRSGGAGGQHVNKTATCVMLRHRPTGLEVKMQKARSQSLNRFFARRRLCELLEARTLGEESPQAREAARIRKQKDRRRRKRSSAAE is encoded by the coding sequence TTGCCGATGCCACGTTTTGGAGTCACACAACAGAAAGAAGCCGAACTCATGCGGCGCATGGATGCGTGCGGGGTGTCTGAATCCGACCTTGAGGAGTCGTTTGTTCGCTCAGGCGGCGCAGGCGGCCAGCACGTCAACAAGACCGCCACGTGCGTCATGTTGCGGCATCGGCCGACCGGGCTGGAAGTCAAGATGCAGAAAGCGCGGTCGCAATCGCTCAATCGATTCTTTGCGCGGCGCCGGTTGTGCGAGTTGCTGGAAGCGCGTACGCTTGGCGAGGAGAGTCCTCAAGCGCGCGAAGCAGCGCGCATTCGAAAACAGAAAGATCGACGCCGCAGGAAGCGCTCAAGCGCAGCTGAGTAA
- a CDS encoding Nif3-like dinuclear metal center hexameric protein translates to MSSATDILEYLISNSPWVDRDKTVDTVKIGNPNREIRRAGVCWMPSIENIRAAHAAGCDALVVHEPTFWEHRADEPHWRSLEPGIAKRLYLESTGMVILRAHDTWDNWPEIGIRDSWAAGLGLSNRVREGSQLRWHAMYAIEEQPLRQFAQYIARRIQPLGEDSVQVIGDPNRLVSRPSLGVGCIGPDKEMAELGSDVLIVCYDGAPYWAVRERLAEMGVAVITVEHGTSEMWGMENLTRHLGEVFPHIAFQYFAEHPRTWTVRA, encoded by the coding sequence ATGTCATCGGCGACGGATATCCTTGAGTACTTGATATCGAATAGTCCGTGGGTTGATCGCGACAAAACCGTCGACACGGTAAAAATCGGGAATCCCAACAGGGAAATTCGCAGGGCGGGTGTGTGCTGGATGCCGTCCATCGAGAACATTCGGGCCGCCCATGCGGCGGGCTGCGACGCCCTCGTCGTCCACGAGCCGACGTTCTGGGAGCACCGGGCCGACGAACCGCACTGGCGCTCACTGGAACCGGGCATCGCGAAGCGGCTTTATCTTGAGTCCACCGGAATGGTCATCTTGCGCGCCCACGATACGTGGGACAACTGGCCGGAAATCGGTATCAGGGATTCCTGGGCGGCAGGGCTTGGACTTTCAAATCGTGTCCGGGAAGGTTCTCAGCTTCGCTGGCACGCGATGTACGCGATCGAGGAGCAGCCCTTGCGCCAGTTCGCACAGTACATCGCGCGGCGTATCCAACCGTTGGGCGAGGACAGCGTGCAGGTCATCGGAGATCCCAATCGGCTCGTCAGCAGACCGTCCCTGGGCGTGGGGTGCATCGGGCCTGACAAAGAAATGGCCGAGCTAGGATCGGATGTTCTCATTGTTTGCTACGATGGCGCACCGTATTGGGCTGTGCGGGAGCGTCTGGCCGAAATGGGCGTGGCGGTGATCACCGTAGAGCACGGAACATCGGAGATGTGGGGCATGGAGAATCTCACGCGGCATCTCGGTGAAGTCTTTCCGCACATCGCATTCCAGTATTTCGCGGAACATCCACGCACGTGGACCGTGCGCGCATAA
- a CDS encoding YjfB family protein — protein MAAVASVGATSGGVSSAAFQAEYQARVLSLQKDVQTSLGAAAIKLIQAAITVDPAVGQNLDVYA, from the coding sequence ATGGCAGCAGTAGCTTCCGTTGGAGCCACCTCCGGCGGCGTCAGTTCCGCAGCATTCCAAGCCGAGTACCAAGCACGTGTCCTGTCACTGCAGAAGGATGTGCAAACCTCGTTGGGTGCCGCCGCGATTAAGCTCATTCAGGCCGCTATTACGGTCGACCCCGCCGTCGGACAGAACCTCGACGTCTACGCCTAA